A window of Anaerobaca lacustris genomic DNA:
AGGAACCACACGCCCGCTCCGATTGGGCCTTTCGGTGCGAGCTTCAGATAGAGGCACAAGGCCACCAGGGCGGCCAGCACGCCCATCGTCACCGGCAGGTGGAACGTGTACTGCGAGTAGAGGGCCAGCAGGAGCAGGGGGCCGAGGAACCGCAATCCTCGCCATCGCGGCAGGCCCACGGCCCCGATCGCGTAATCCGTGCACAGGCAGATCAGCCACGCCTGGGCCGTGATGACTGCCGCCCCGGCCCACGAGTAGTAGAAGAGCTGCGACAGCAAGGCGGAGGCGTACTCCAGGATTCCCCCCGGGTAGCTGAGAAACCCGGCGAAGAAGTCCCAGCCCCAATAGAAGACGGGGAAACTGTCGATCAGGCCGGCCCCGTGATAGAGCAGGTGCGGCTCAATCTCGAGGGCGACATACAGGTAGAACGCGACGAAGAAGACGGCCCATAGCGGCACCGCGATCCTGCGCCGAGGTGCGATTTTCCTTGTCTGGTCTGTGGTTCCCGTCATCGGCGATCTCTCAAGGCGTACTGCCTCGGTTCGTTTCAAGGCGACCTGAGACTCTTATCGGCAGCTAAACCCAGCCGCTTGCACAGATTATCATAAGCCGTGGCGGTGTGAAGAGCCTATCTGGGGCGTTTGGCTCGCAGCCATGTCTTGAGCTTCGCGGGTGAGAGGGTGTTGAGAACGTCGTCCCTGGTGGCCCAGCCCCGGCCGGCGGTCGCCACGCCGAAATGCATCAGGCCCAGCCCGGCGGTGCTGTGGGCGTCGGTCCCGATCGCCAGCTTGACGCCCGCTTCGACGGCCCTCTTGCAGTGAACGTCCTTGAGATCGAGCCGGTACGGATTGGCGTTGACCTCCAGAGCCGTGCCGGTGCGTGCGGCCTGTTCGATCACCGCCGCGATGTCCAGGTCCATCGCCTCCCGCTGGCCGAGGAGCCGGCCCGTCGGGTGGCCGATGCAGCTCACATAGGGGTTGTCCATCGCCTTGAGCGTCCGCATCGTGACCTTCTCACGTGGGCTGCCCATCCCCGAGTGGATCGACGCGACGACGTAGTCCAGTTCGGCCAGCAGCTTGTCGTCGAAGTCGAGCGAGCCATCGGCGCCGATATCGACCTCGGCGCCCGCCCAGAGGGTGATGCCCTTGAGCCCGGCGGCGATCTTGCGGATCTGCTCGATCTGTTTGGCAAGTCGCTTGGGGCTCTGGCCGTTGGCGACGATAGACGATTCGGAGTGGTCGGTGATGCAGAGGAACGCATAGCCCCGTTGTCGGGCGGCCTCGGCCATTTCCTCGATGCCGTTCCTGCCGTCCGAGGCGACGGTGTGCATGTGGAAATCGCCTCGGATGTCCTTGATCCGCACCAGTTCGGGCAGAGCGTGCGCGCGGGCGGCCTCGATCTCGCCGCGATCCTCACGCAGCAGCGGCGCGACGGGGTCCAGGCCCAGCCTCTCGTAGATCTCCTCTTCCGTTGCGCCCGCCAGTTGCGTGTCCCCGTCGAACAGGCCATACTCGTTGAGCTTGAGCTTGCCCTTGACGGCGATCTCCCGCAGGCGGACGTTGTGCTGTTTGGAGCCGGTGAAGTACTGAAGCGCCGCCCCGAAGCTCTCGGCCGGAACGACGCGTACGTCCACCTGCACCGGCGTCGTCTCGGTCTGGATGATGGCCGAGCCCTTCGTGTCGCCGGCCGCCAGCACCCGCTCGACGAAGGACGCCTGCGTGAACGATTCGATGATCTGACCGGGGCTTGTTTCGGATTTCCCGCTGCCTCTGCTCGCGGCGACGAGGATATCGATGTCGCCGATGGTCTCGGCCCGTCGGCGGAGCGACCCGGCCGGTTCGATCCGCTCGACGCCCGGCAACTCGTGCAGACAGGCGACGACCATCTCGGCGGCCTCCATCGCCTGATCCAGCCGGATGCGGCCCGTCGATTTCTCCAGAAACTCGATCCCGCGCGCGATGGCGGCCGCCCTCTTCTCGCCGAAGCCCGGCAGCGTCGCCAGCGTTCCGTTCTCAATGGCCTTCTTCAGGTCGCCGACGCCCTCGACGCCCAGCCCTTCATAGACCGCCTTGACCCCCTTCGGGCCCATGCCGGGGATGTGGAGCAACTCCAGCAGTGATGGGGGGATCCGCTCCAGAAGCTCCTCATGCGCCGCGACCCGGCCGCTCTCGACGAACTCGCGGATCTTGGCCAGGCTCGATTTGCCGATGCCCGGCGTCTTGGCCAGCCGGCCGTCTTCCAGCAGCACGCCCACGTCGGCGGGCAATTCACTGAGGGCACGGGAGACCTTGCGGTAGCTGTTGATGCGGAAGGGGTCCTCCCCAAGAATCTCCATGATGTCGGCCATCTGCTCGAAGATCGCGCTGAGTATCGCGTTTCTCATGGCAGTGATTATACTGGTCTTGTCACGATTCGTTCAAGGAGCGTTCTCGTGGGCAGGACGGGCTGCGACATCCGCATCGGCACCTCCGGCTGGCACTACGACCACTGGCGGGGGCGGTTCTATCCTGAGAAGCTGCCCAAGAATCGGTGGCTCGAACATTACGCCCAGCACTTCGACACCGTTGAGATCAACAACACGTTCTATCACCTGCCCAAAGAGCACACGGTGGTGAACTGGCACGACACGGCCCCGGCGCACTTTCTGTATGCCGTCAAGGCCAGTCGCTACATCACTCACGTCAAGAAGCTCAACGATCCATCCGAGTCGCTGGACCGCTTTTTCGGTCTGGCCGATCTGCTGAACCGGCGCACGGTGGGTTTTTGCGTCCACGACATGGCGGAGACGGCATCACCTCGGGTCGTCACCGGCGACAAGGTCTACGTCCGCTTCCACGGGACGACCGGCCGCTACGGCGGCAACTACACGGACGCCATGCTCGCCGAATGGGCCGACTGGCTCATCGCCCAAGCCAAGAGCGTCAAGGCCATCTACGTCTACTTCAACAACGATCTCGAGGGCTACGCCGTCTGCAACGCCGGGACACCACAGGACCTCTTGACGGATTGAGGATTTCGGTGTTGAGCGGCGAGCGGGCGAATTGTATACTGGAGGCGGGTTTTGCGGCGTGGAAACCATGCAGAAAAACATACGGGCGATAGAACACAAAGCCGGTTCGGCGCATCAGAAGGATCAGCAGGTGGTTCCTTTGCGTGGCCGGCCGACCTCCGACGACGACCATTGCGGTCTCGTGCAGCGTTTGCGGCATGGTGACCGGGCGGCTGCGGAGATCCTGGTCGAGCAGTACCACGAGCGGGTTTACGTGTTCATGCGGTCTATGGGGCACGACCGCCAGACCAGCGAAGACCTGACGCAGGAGACGTTCATGCAGGCCTGGCGTCATATCGGCCAGTTGCGGGAGGATCGGGCCCTTGCGGCCTGGTTGTTCCGGATCGCCGGGAACGTCTCTCGCCTGTACTGGCGAAGGCACAGGCACGCCGGGCCCGTCAACATCGACGATGTCGAGCCGGCCCAGGATGAGGCCGATGGGGCCCAGCGGGCCGGCGACCGGGAACTGTTCGCGGGCTTGCACCACGCGGTCGGGAGGCTGCCGTGGAAGCTCCGGCAGGCCGTCGTGTTGCACTATATGGACCAATTGACGATTGCCGAGGCGGCCGAGGCGGCCCAGGTCCGACAAGGGACGCTCAAGAGTCGCCTGAACAGGGCCCTCGAATCCCTGCGAAAGGAGATCGTCAGAGAATAGGCCAAAGAGGTGGCTGCATTCACCCGGATCACTGGCAGGGGCGACGTATGACGACCGATAGAGAGCGAATCGAGGAGTTGCTCAGAGCCTTCCCGAAACGGGGGTTGGAGCTGGTCCGTCCCGGCTTGGTGCAGCAGATCAAGGATCGCATCCCTCACAGACTGATTGCCCATCGGATGGACGGCATCAACATCATCGTGGACCTGCGAATCAGCCGAATCACGGCCGCCGCGGTCATTGTCCTGGCCCTGGTCCTCGTCGGGGGGCTGTTCGGTGGGCGGGAAGCCCTCAGCAGGCGGATGCTCCAGGACGGAAAGGTCTACCTCAGATACGCCCTGGCCGGAGAGAAGGCCTCACGCAGCGACATTCTGGCCGAGTTGCTGAACTTGCGCGAGAGCCTCATCGCGCAGGGGCGAGAGGTGGTCTACTACGGTGACCGGACGAACCTGAGCGACCCGCATGTGGTCCTGATGCACTGGAAGCTGGATGATGAGGATCGGTACGGGGTCATTCTGGGCGACTTGTCGGCTCGGACGGTCAGCGGCAAGACGTTGATCCGACTCCAGGCCTATATGCTCAAGGAGCAGCGCAAGTGAGTTCTGTGCACGCACCCGACGAAGGGGTTGCTTCTCCACCGCACCGTTGGTACAATAACGAGAGGTTCTGTGAAGGACGGGGGTATTGGACCGGTTTGTTGTAAGGGGCCTGTCATGCGTAAACGCAGCGGATTCACACTGATCGAGTTGCTCGTGGTTATCGCGATTATCGCCCTGCTGATGGCGATTCTCATGCCGGCCCTGTCGCGAGTCAGGAAGCAGGCCCAGTCCGTCGCCTGCATGGCCCGGCTCAAGAGCTGGGGCCTGATATTCAAGTTCTATTCCGATGACTACAACGGCAGCTTCAATCCTGGCTGGGGCGTTGGCGAGACGACCCTGTGGCAGAATGCGCTGCGTCCCTATTACAAGGACCAATGGCAGTTGCTGCTGTGCCCGACGGCGACCCGAATCGACCAGTTCGGCCAGGAAGGCACCTTCATGGCCCAGACGCGCACGCTGGCCACGCCGGGCGGAGGGTCACAAGAGTATGCCTTCAGTTACGGTATCAACAGTTGGACCAACCATATGAAGGCCGACCGGGGCGATCGCAGCGTGGAGTGGTTCTGGAAGACAACCGAACAGACCGGTCAGTACAATATCCCCGTGTTTGCCGATTCCACGTGGCACGACGCCTGGCCCCGGCATACCGACGCCCCGATTCAGTTCCCATGGGATTTTGGCGGCGGCGACACGGGCACGACGGGCGAGATCAACCACTTCGCTATCGATCGGCACAACGGTTGGGTGAATTTCCTGTTTATGGACTGGTCGGTCCGGCGCGTGGGTCTTAAGGAGATCTGGACGCTCAAGTGGCACAAGGCGTTCGACGTGAACGGGCCGTACACCCGAGCCGGTGGGATGCAGCCGTCGGACTGGCCGGCATGGCTGGTCAAGTACAAGGAGTATTGACCGCGTGAGTCAGTAGATGATCGCGGTGACTTCCTCGATTCTGCCGATCACTTCCGCTGCGTCGGATGGGTTGGAGACGTATCCGTCAAAACCTTTCTGGATCAGGGCGGCCGCTTCCGGCTCGCTCAACTGGTTGGCCAGGGCGATCAGCTTGATCGTCGCGTACTCCTCATTGTCGCGAATGCTCCGGCAGATGCCGCCTGCGTCGATGCCGTTGGCCAGCAGATTGATGAGGACGACGTGGGGCGTGAATCGCTGAATGGCGGCCCCGGTTTCGAACGTGGTGCCGGCGGCACGGACCTCGTAGCTGTCCTTCGCAGTGAGACCACCGACCAGTGCGGCCCTGCTGTGCTCGTCGCTGTCGATGACCAGGACCCGGAGCTTGCCGACGGACAGCGTCCCGGTCGGCATGTTGTGGGCCTTCATAAAACGGACCAGCTCACTGAGCGGGATGCGGCGGTCCTTGCTGCCCGGGATGCGATAGCCCTTGAGCTGTCCGGAGTCGAACCACTTGGAAACCGTTCGCGGCGCGACGTTGCAGATCTTCGCCACGTCTCCGGTCGTCAGGACATTCTTGCCTTTTGCCATCGTTGCCATTCCTGAATCAA
This region includes:
- the polX gene encoding DNA polymerase/3'-5' exonuclease PolX, translated to MRNAILSAIFEQMADIMEILGEDPFRINSYRKVSRALSELPADVGVLLEDGRLAKTPGIGKSSLAKIREFVESGRVAAHEELLERIPPSLLELLHIPGMGPKGVKAVYEGLGVEGVGDLKKAIENGTLATLPGFGEKRAAAIARGIEFLEKSTGRIRLDQAMEAAEMVVACLHELPGVERIEPAGSLRRRAETIGDIDILVAASRGSGKSETSPGQIIESFTQASFVERVLAAGDTKGSAIIQTETTPVQVDVRVVPAESFGAALQYFTGSKQHNVRLREIAVKGKLKLNEYGLFDGDTQLAGATEEEIYERLGLDPVAPLLREDRGEIEAARAHALPELVRIKDIRGDFHMHTVASDGRNGIEEMAEAARQRGYAFLCITDHSESSIVANGQSPKRLAKQIEQIRKIAAGLKGITLWAGAEVDIGADGSLDFDDKLLAELDYVVASIHSGMGSPREKVTMRTLKAMDNPYVSCIGHPTGRLLGQREAMDLDIAAVIEQAARTGTALEVNANPYRLDLKDVHCKRAVEAGVKLAIGTDAHSTAGLGLMHFGVATAGRGWATRDDVLNTLSPAKLKTWLRAKRPR
- a CDS encoding DUF72 domain-containing protein, with protein sequence MGRTGCDIRIGTSGWHYDHWRGRFYPEKLPKNRWLEHYAQHFDTVEINNTFYHLPKEHTVVNWHDTAPAHFLYAVKASRYITHVKKLNDPSESLDRFFGLADLLNRRTVGFCVHDMAETASPRVVTGDKVYVRFHGTTGRYGGNYTDAMLAEWADWLIAQAKSVKAIYVYFNNDLEGYAVCNAGTPQDLLTD
- a CDS encoding RNA polymerase sigma factor; its protein translation is MVPLRGRPTSDDDHCGLVQRLRHGDRAAAEILVEQYHERVYVFMRSMGHDRQTSEDLTQETFMQAWRHIGQLREDRALAAWLFRIAGNVSRLYWRRHRHAGPVNIDDVEPAQDEADGAQRAGDRELFAGLHHAVGRLPWKLRQAVVLHYMDQLTIAEAAEAAQVRQGTLKSRLNRALESLRKEIVRE
- a CDS encoding type II secretion system protein, whose translation is MRKRSGFTLIELLVVIAIIALLMAILMPALSRVRKQAQSVACMARLKSWGLIFKFYSDDYNGSFNPGWGVGETTLWQNALRPYYKDQWQLLLCPTATRIDQFGQEGTFMAQTRTLATPGGGSQEYAFSYGINSWTNHMKADRGDRSVEWFWKTTEQTGQYNIPVFADSTWHDAWPRHTDAPIQFPWDFGGGDTGTTGEINHFAIDRHNGWVNFLFMDWSVRRVGLKEIWTLKWHKAFDVNGPYTRAGGMQPSDWPAWLVKYKEY
- a CDS encoding helix-turn-helix domain-containing protein encodes the protein MAKGKNVLTTGDVAKICNVAPRTVSKWFDSGQLKGYRIPGSKDRRIPLSELVRFMKAHNMPTGTLSVGKLRVLVIDSDEHSRAALVGGLTAKDSYEVRAAGTTFETGAAIQRFTPHVVLINLLANGIDAGGICRSIRDNEEYATIKLIALANQLSEPEAAALIQKGFDGYVSNPSDAAEVIGRIEEVTAIIY